TTCATACGTTCAATTCATATTTAACGTGCAGAGGAAGTGAAATCTACTGTTATTGAACCATAACGTGCATGATGCCAGTTACAGGAAAATCTTGTTGAAAAACttaaaggcaaaaacaaaaccgGTACTTGGTGAATTTATTGGATATTTATTCACTcataaaaacatacaggctCAGCTACATTACATGGGCCAAATACTACTGTGAGGTAAAGACCTTTACGTTTTCATCGAGCACCCTTCTCAAAGGGTTTCAAAGGATGCTTTCATTCAGTAAAGAGTCTAAACAACAGCATTACCTTGCACATGCGAGCACGGCCAGCTCGAATTTAATAGGAAGTATTTTCACAAGCTGTAGAAGCAGGACAGAAATATTGCAGCCTAATGATGGGACTATAAACTGTAACGAGATGATAACTAaatgtaaatcactttggaccAAATCTTTAGCCTACATATTAGTTTAATTAAATCATCAAGCTGCCTCTGAAAATACAATGCCTGGACGGTTCACTTATTGGCCGAGAAGTTTCTTAATGTCGCTTTCGATGTCGATAGTTGGGAACCTGCTGCTGTATCGTTTGAACGGCTCCCCGTCCGGACCAATGAGGAACTTTTCGAAATTCCAACTGATGTCGTTCCTGCAGACTGGGCTCCATATGATGCACATGGGGTCAGTCATGAGGGACAGGGAATTGTCGCTGGGGAAAGGCAGTTTTTCCTTGAGGTAGACGAACAAGGGGTGTGCCTCCTTGCCATTCACCTTCACCTTCTCCAGCAGCTGAAATTTTGGCTCGAAGTCATTTCCAGGACGGACGAACTTCAGGGAACTCAGGATTTCATCGTTATTACCGTTCTCCTGTTCCGAAGTTAAAAAATGagtacaaatgtattaatatgaTGTACGCATATCTAAATGTTTCTAATGTTCAAACTGCATATTGCATGCATATTGCAAATAGGCTAATATTCGCTCAAAGAACACTATAGCTAAAACTAAAGGTTAAAGTCAAGTCAGAAgactaaaaataatttacaaacagAAAAGGGAATCGGAACACAAAAACCAGGAAGCTGCAAGTTAGAAAACGGTAGCTTTTACTGTACTGTCTTGCTGCTGTATGCTACAACGTAGGCCTACTGTAGAACATAAAAAAGTAGAACAATAATTCTGACCTGATGTCCGAACTGGTTGCAGGGCGCCCCCAGAATCACGAGCCCCTTCGCAGCGTAGCGCGTATGGAGCTCGTTCATCTGAGTGTAGTCCCTGGTGGTCGTGCCTCAGAGTGATGCGACATTCTCACAAAGTACAACCTTCCCCTTGAGTGATGATAAATTCAAGACATCTCCAGTCAGTAGTTTCACTGAAAAGTCATAGAACTTCTTCGTAGTTGCGGCCATTGTTGAATTAATTCAGCTAACGAATTGTCGTTACCTTCAGAATGTGCGCAATAACCCCTATGGCTTATTCGGTCGCGTCAAGGATGTACGCAAGTAAAGGGGCGGTGTTAGAGGCAGGCTTTGAAATGAAgtcaaaaataagaaaaccGTATTCATAGGACAATCTTGTAGTGATGGGAATTCCGGCTCTTTTTAGAGAGCCGGTTCTTTTGGCTCGGCTACCTAAAAAGAGCCGGCTCTTTCGGCTCCCAAGTGGCTCTTCAGATTTTTTGgtgtttaaattaattcattaccaAAAATAACGttaaattatatgtaaaatgaATTACTAATGTAAAAACCATACATTATATCAAATGTTTATTAGTTATATGGCTTATTATACTCAATAAGGAGCAGAgtgctacaaaaaataaattataaagtacaaaaacaaagacccAACTCAATTAGACAAAAGGTCCAATCTctgattatattatttattaacttttaaCTATTTACAGTGAAACAACATAGAGAAGCTTAGAGAATCAcactttacaaaataataacacaataaggtttttgaaataaacaataatcataataataataataataataataataataataataataataataataataataataataatgactcaGTGGGTAAAAGCACTTAAACAAGTAGAACAGCCTGGCACATAAATAAATTTACATCAAGTAACGGTAATGCAGCCTTTAaaaccaggaaaaaaacaacttctGTGCCATACCTCAATATAGCAGTATCCAATATAGctcagtgcagagacacacacgtcacacatcGTGTAGTTGACCAAACACGTACGGcttgaacagaaaaaaacaaaaacaaagcggCTCCCAGGCAGGAGCCGGCTCCCGTCGTTCACTTCAAAGAGCCGGCTCTAAGAGCCGTTTCGTTCGCGACCGTCACATCACTACAATCTTGGCAGCGTATAACTAGAGTAATTTGTCCAATGCAGCAATTGGTTGCAataaactgatcaaattaaaagcAATAACTGGAGTTAAAAGTTAGCCCACAGTCCACTGTTGCGATATTTTGCTTAAATTACCCGAGACAGTTACTAGGATAAGGCTTTGTTTCGCAAAGCTTCGATTCAAAAGTTTCGCAATGCTTTGATTCCAAAACATTAATACAAAAATTGTATTAATGTTTTGATCAATGCAGTGCTGCCATCTGATGGCATTAAGTGGAAAtggaattacatttatttatttatttaggggtCAAGGGTCTCAAATATTCGGGctattcacattttttcctcaatGAGCTCGAATGATCATGAGTATTGCAGTGCTTTGGGTGCAGACCTTCACTGTGCAGTGTACGGAATACCTGGTCTTCACTCTGCACCTTTATCACACGCAGAAGGTCTGACTCCCACAAGGCAGAGGAGGGACACAGATGCCAACCAACAAGTCACCTGCCAGACTCAGCAACACAGCTGTGCCCATGTGTTTTGCATAATACAGTATGCAAATGTACTTCTGTAAACTACATTGTGATTACAGATTAGCTTGGTTGTCTATTGAACTAAATTAAATGCATGCTCCATAGGCTTTAAATACAtgtcattatatatatatatatatgtgtgtgtgtgtgtgtgtgtgtgtgtgtgtgtgtgtgtgtgtattgattaATACTTCATTTAATTTGTAATAGTGATTAAGGGCCATACAGCATACTCACTACTACTACAGCTGTACTCATATTTTTCTCAGtgctaaatattgattttaCTCCAGTAattcattacattcattattaataGTAATTTGAACAGTATTAACTTTTAGACCAACCATCAAAATTTATCGTATTGATGGCGCGGACCAACGTGAGGGTATTCCTTAATCCATTGTATTCGAACGAGTGAATTGTTACATACGTATGTACTGTAGAACTTTTTATAGACaaatattttacttaatttcagaatgatatatgtatatttatagtGCCGTGataaatcattttgtttttataactaCCGATGTACAAACCACCCCTACACCCAAGGGCGCTGTGGTGTATGCAGGAAGTGTACCTatagctagcgttagctaacAACATGCTGTTGTGCTGCCCACTTTCTATGGTGATGCCTGTGGGGAATAATGACATGCAGTAGCCAGCTAAAATAATGTGCTAGCACCGAGAGAGCTTTCAGCCTAGTTAGCCAGTCTGTCCACGTCCACTTCACGTAAAAAAAAGCTAAACTGTAATGACTCTGGGTGCAAAAATATACTTCAGTGTTTTATTTGAATTGGCTGATTCCGATTGATGCAACGTCATAGCCATGTACTTAATAGTTACTTAGCTAGCTACCCATCCTGCGAAGTTTCTTCTTTTTGATGAGCTCTTGTCATTGTCACCACCACTTTGTAACAGAACAGGCGGCTAACTAGCTAGGCATCAGTCCACGCAGCTAACGTTACGGTGCTATCATAATCATTTAGCTAACTGGAGCTATTGCATTAATTCAAAGACCATGTCTGATTTGGTAATTTTGTCGTGGGTTGTCTTTCTTATAATATTCAGTGTGTTAGTAACGCTCATCTCCTATGTACTGTACTCTGGATTGTTTTCCCACATCAACATCCGGACTGGGTCGCCCCCAATTAAGAATGTTACAATTGCCTACAAATACAAACAGGGACCATACAAAGAATGTGGAACACTTTTCACCGAAAGTTCCAGTATCGGGCCGAAACTATGCAGCATCGGCGTGTTCTACGATGACCCCAAACAGGTGAGATTTAGCTAACTAGCCAACATTAACTATGTAAAAAGGTAGCTAAATATCCAGTTGGTTCAATAACATAAGCTGTGTCTTTTGAACACAATTGTATCTATCCCATTCTGCATTATTTTGGGAATACATTTCTGAACGCGCATCATTGTTTGAAACCACACCTCGAAAAGTTTATCctaataatacaaaacgaacGAACAGTGGTGGAAATCCAGGGTCCTGCCTAGTGTCCTCTGTCCTGAACTCCGCTAACTGATTGAGTGTGAGAAGTGCACTATA
Above is a genomic segment from Conger conger chromosome 10, fConCon1.1, whole genome shotgun sequence containing:
- the LOC133139422 gene encoding glutathione peroxidase 1-like, giving the protein MAATTKKFYDFSVKLLTGDVLNLSSLKGKVVLCENVASLUGTTTRDYTQMNELHTRYAAKGLVILGAPCNQFGHQENGNNDEILSSLKFVRPGNDFEPKFQLLEKVKVNGKEAHPLFVYLKEKLPFPSDNSLSLMTDPMCIIWSPVCRNDISWNFEKFLIGPDGEPFKRYSSRFPTIDIESDIKKLLGQ